A window of Mucilaginibacter paludis DSM 18603 contains these coding sequences:
- a CDS encoding beta-galactosidase, which yields MIKKSITIFLIAILTSPVVIKAQQANRFFPEGDLVTTGIYYYPEHWNESQWERDIKKISDMGFEFVHLAEFAWFKMEPQEGNFDFKWLDKVVGLCAKYHLKVLLCTPSATTPTWMRINYPETFMMDGHYIRAENGTRGLGSIVNEKYCSYVKKIVAEMAMHYGQNKNVIGWQIDNEPGALPDYSPSSQEAFRTWLKNKYKTIYGLNATWGAAFWSQWFNNFDQVIIPNTNLVGWWGNNPHALLDFKRYSADAQAGFLDLQADVLRGYISKGQFITTNYTAVCTGSDPNRTKKLDFAAYTAYPNGGTDNIGELGFRLGNSDVILFASEYYKSVGGVSGVMEIQPGPVNWGSYNPLLLLGTVRLWLYHSFAAGGKIACSYRFRQILYSAEQYHAAVIQTDGVTPSQGGKDYMQFMKEITELRKQFKPGAKMPAKMAERSTALLWNLENYWSIDRQKQTGQWNTWDYPVKFLSAAKSLGAPVDVIQETADFSKYKFLIVPAYEMADSALVKKWNEYVAKGGHLIVTCRTATKNRNGHFWEGEAAASISSLIGAHIEATDMLSPYGKGDVLMNSNHYLWNNWADLLVPDNNTTVLATYDNQFYKGKAAVVKHRIGKGDVTYIGVDTDQSKLEKDILRQIYKDAGATTDDYPPGVFVYWRDGFYTALNYSSENYTANLPDNAKVLIGEKVLKPAGVLVWTE from the coding sequence ATGATAAAAAAAAGTATAACAATATTTCTGATCGCCATACTCACCTCGCCGGTAGTAATAAAGGCACAGCAAGCTAACCGTTTTTTTCCGGAAGGCGACCTGGTAACTACTGGCATCTATTATTATCCCGAACATTGGAATGAAAGCCAATGGGAAAGGGATATCAAAAAGATATCAGATATGGGTTTTGAATTTGTTCATCTGGCCGAATTTGCCTGGTTTAAAATGGAACCCCAGGAGGGGAATTTCGATTTTAAATGGCTTGATAAGGTAGTGGGCCTTTGCGCAAAATATCATCTCAAAGTGCTTTTATGTACACCTTCTGCAACTACCCCAACCTGGATGCGGATCAATTATCCGGAAACGTTTATGATGGACGGCCACTATATCCGGGCAGAGAATGGCACAAGGGGATTAGGCTCCATTGTTAATGAGAAGTATTGCAGCTACGTAAAAAAAATCGTTGCTGAAATGGCTATGCATTACGGGCAGAATAAAAATGTAATAGGCTGGCAGATAGACAATGAGCCCGGCGCCCTTCCCGATTACAGCCCTTCGTCGCAGGAGGCTTTCAGAACATGGCTGAAAAATAAATATAAAACCATTTACGGATTAAATGCCACCTGGGGAGCCGCTTTCTGGAGCCAGTGGTTTAATAATTTTGATCAGGTGATTATCCCGAATACCAACCTGGTAGGCTGGTGGGGTAATAACCCTCACGCCCTGCTGGATTTTAAAAGATATTCGGCCGATGCCCAGGCCGGATTTCTTGATCTCCAGGCAGATGTTTTACGCGGTTACATTTCAAAGGGTCAATTTATAACTACCAACTATACTGCCGTTTGCACCGGGTCAGACCCTAATCGTACCAAAAAGCTTGATTTTGCGGCATACACGGCGTATCCCAACGGAGGAACTGACAATATTGGCGAATTAGGTTTTCGCTTAGGTAATAGCGATGTTATTCTTTTTGCTTCAGAATATTATAAATCCGTGGGTGGTGTATCCGGGGTGATGGAGATTCAGCCCGGTCCGGTCAATTGGGGAAGTTATAATCCGCTGCTGCTGCTGGGTACCGTCCGTTTATGGCTGTACCACAGTTTTGCCGCCGGGGGCAAGATAGCCTGTTCATACCGCTTTCGCCAGATCTTGTACAGTGCAGAACAATATCATGCGGCCGTGATACAAACAGACGGAGTAACGCCTTCGCAGGGCGGTAAAGACTATATGCAGTTTATGAAGGAAATAACAGAACTGCGTAAGCAATTTAAGCCAGGCGCAAAAATGCCGGCAAAGATGGCCGAACGATCAACTGCGCTGCTTTGGAATTTGGAAAATTACTGGAGCATTGACAGGCAAAAGCAGACCGGGCAATGGAATACCTGGGATTATCCGGTAAAATTCCTTTCAGCTGCAAAATCATTGGGGGCTCCTGTAGATGTAATTCAGGAGACGGCAGATTTTTCAAAATATAAATTCCTCATCGTTCCGGCCTATGAAATGGCCGACTCTGCATTGGTAAAAAAATGGAACGAGTATGTAGCCAAAGGTGGCCATCTGATTGTTACCTGCCGCACGGCTACCAAAAACCGGAACGGGCATTTTTGGGAAGGAGAGGCCGCCGCATCAATTTCAAGTTTGATTGGCGCGCATATAGAAGCAACAGATATGCTCTCGCCATACGGCAAAGGCGATGTGCTGATGAACTCCAACCATTACCTGTGGAATAACTGGGCTGATTTGCTGGTGCCGGATAACAACACCACTGTGTTGGCTACTTATGATAACCAGTTTTATAAGGGAAAAGCCGCCGTTGTAAAACACCGGATAGGCAAAGGCGATGTAACCTATATCGGCGTAGATACCGACCAATCAAAATTAGAAAAGGATATATTGAGGCAGATTTATAAAGATGCCGGTGCTACAACCGACGATTACCCTCCGGGCGTATTTGTTTATTGGCGCGATGGTTTTTACACCGCATTAAATTACTCATCCGAAAATTATACGGCAAA